The following coding sequences are from one Seonamhaeicola sp. ML3 window:
- a CDS encoding dihydroorotase family protein, with the protein MNILIKSATIIDPKSEFHNSTQDILIENGKILKISKNIKNTNNYQEVKLDNLHISQGWFDSSVCFGEPGFEERETIKNGLKVAASSGFTTIALNPNTNPILDTNSDITFVTAKSNNNAVTVLPIGALTIGSNGVDLAELYDMSTAGAVAFYDYKKPISNPNLMKIALQYAANFDGLVCSFPQENKIVGNGVMNENVTSTTLGLKGIPALAEELQVARDIFLLEYTGGKLHIPTISTAKSVELIREAKKKKLDITCSVAIHNLCLSDGSLTSFDSNFKVLPPLRTQEDIEALIAGVKDGTIDMVTTDHSPIDIEEKKVEFDRAEYGTIGLETAFGALQTVFTLKKTIDLLTKGKQRFGLEPTSITIGNKANLSLFNPDEKYTFDTKGIKSKSKNSIFKGASLKGKVYGIISNNQVSLNTL; encoded by the coding sequence ATGAACATACTTATAAAGTCTGCCACCATTATAGATCCAAAAAGCGAGTTTCATAATTCTACTCAAGATATTTTAATTGAAAACGGCAAGATTTTAAAGATCTCCAAAAACATAAAAAACACTAACAATTACCAAGAAGTAAAACTAGACAATCTACACATTTCGCAAGGATGGTTTGATAGTAGCGTTTGTTTTGGAGAACCGGGATTTGAAGAGCGTGAAACCATTAAAAACGGACTTAAAGTAGCAGCCTCTTCTGGATTTACTACTATCGCTCTAAATCCAAACACCAACCCTATTTTAGATACTAATTCAGACATAACGTTTGTTACTGCTAAATCAAATAATAATGCTGTCACGGTCCTCCCAATAGGTGCTTTGACCATAGGAAGTAATGGTGTTGATTTAGCTGAACTTTACGATATGAGTACCGCAGGCGCAGTGGCCTTTTACGATTATAAAAAGCCTATATCCAATCCGAACCTGATGAAGATAGCATTGCAATATGCTGCTAATTTTGATGGGTTGGTATGTTCTTTTCCGCAAGAAAACAAAATTGTTGGTAATGGTGTCATGAACGAAAATGTTACCAGCACAACCTTAGGTTTAAAAGGCATCCCAGCCTTGGCGGAAGAATTGCAGGTAGCCAGAGATATATTCCTTTTAGAATACACAGGAGGTAAACTACATATCCCAACAATTTCAACGGCGAAGTCGGTTGAATTGATAAGAGAAGCCAAAAAGAAGAAATTGGATATTACTTGTAGCGTAGCTATTCACAACTTATGCTTATCGGATGGATCTTTAACTAGTTTCGACTCTAACTTTAAGGTATTGCCTCCCTTGAGGACACAAGAAGATATTGAAGCTCTGATTGCTGGAGTAAAAGATGGCACCATAGATATGGTTACAACAGACCACTCACCTATTGACATCGAAGAAAAGAAAGTTGAATTCGATCGTGCTGAATATGGTACTATTGGTCTAGAAACTGCCTTTGGAGCGTTACAAACTGTATTTACTCTTAAAAAGACTATCGATTTACTCACAAAAGGGAAACAACGTTTTGGTCTAGAACCAACGTCTATTACTATTGGAAATAAAGCTAATCTTTCACTTTTCAACCCTGACGAGAAATATACATTTGATACAAAGGGCATTAAGTCTAAATCAAAAAACAGCATATTTAAAGGCGCCTCTCTAAAAGGAAAAGTTTACGGTATTATCTCAAATAACCAAGTTTCTTTAAATACTTTATAA
- a CDS encoding alpha/beta hydrolase, producing MNNTLSLYHLTRPSILTENAPLLIMMHGYGSDENDLFSFASELPDELFIISVRAPYPMAPYGNAWYTINFDAERGKWNDKEQAESSRDLIANFIDEAVNNYPVDKHNVTLLGFSQGCILSCAVALNYPEKIKNIVGLSGYIYHDILPKDLNEKDYSSLDFYCSHGSVDQVIPVDWARQTPNFLKSLGIKHQYSEFPVGHGVAPQNFFEFKSWLSERI from the coding sequence ATGAACAACACACTTTCTTTATACCATCTTACAAGACCATCCATCTTAACCGAAAACGCACCTTTATTAATAATGATGCATGGTTATGGTAGTGATGAAAATGATTTATTCTCTTTTGCTAGTGAATTACCAGATGAGTTATTTATAATCTCGGTGAGAGCACCCTACCCTATGGCGCCTTATGGAAACGCATGGTACACCATTAATTTTGATGCCGAACGTGGAAAATGGAACGATAAAGAACAAGCCGAATCATCTAGGGATTTAATCGCTAATTTTATAGACGAGGCCGTTAATAATTATCCAGTGGATAAACATAATGTAACTCTTTTAGGTTTTAGTCAAGGTTGTATTTTAAGCTGTGCTGTCGCTTTAAATTATCCTGAAAAGATTAAAAATATTGTTGGTTTGAGCGGTTATATTTATCACGATATCTTACCAAAAGATTTAAATGAAAAAGATTATTCCAGCTTAGACTTCTACTGCTCTCATGGTAGTGTTGACCAAGTTATTCCGGTAGATTGGGCAAGACAAACACCTAACTTTTTAAAAAGCTTAGGGATTAAACACCAATATTCTGAATTCCCGGTTGGTCATGGTGTGGCTCCTCAAAATTTCTTCGAATTCAAAAGCTGGTTAAGTGAGCGTATTTAA
- a CDS encoding fatty acid desaturase, translating into MNTKKLLHLPIDPLGSVIGVLIVVFWTFSLYILLNWDLNYKNPLVYLAILIQTHLYTGLFITAHDAMHGTVSRNKLINNIIGRVTSLLFAFNFYDQLLVKHHEHHRYVATDKDPDYHHSGKLAIWYWNFIKRYTTIKQLVLMTISLQILRFIFPLENLLLFWILPGLISTFQLFYFGTYIPHKDGHEHGNEHNAGTLNKNHLWAFVTCYFFGYHFEHHDRPNVPWWKLWLTK; encoded by the coding sequence ATGAACACAAAAAAACTACTACATCTTCCTATAGATCCTTTGGGTTCTGTGATTGGTGTTTTAATTGTAGTTTTTTGGACTTTCAGCCTGTATATCTTATTAAATTGGGACCTAAACTACAAGAATCCCTTAGTATATCTAGCAATACTAATACAAACACATTTATACACAGGCTTATTCATTACTGCACACGATGCCATGCATGGCACTGTTTCTAGAAATAAACTTATAAACAATATAATAGGTAGAGTTACCTCGTTATTATTCGCTTTTAATTTTTATGACCAGTTACTGGTTAAACACCACGAACACCATAGATACGTTGCTACAGACAAAGACCCCGATTACCACCACTCTGGCAAACTAGCAATTTGGTATTGGAATTTCATAAAACGGTATACCACCATTAAGCAACTCGTTTTAATGACCATTTCTCTTCAAATTTTAAGATTTATCTTCCCTTTGGAGAATCTCTTATTGTTTTGGATTCTGCCGGGTTTAATCTCAACATTTCAGTTATTTTATTTTGGTACATACATCCCACACAAAGATGGCCATGAACACGGTAACGAGCACAACGCAGGCACTCTTAACAAAAATCACTTGTGGGCATTTGTTACTTGTTATTTTTTTGGATACCATTTCGAACATCACGATAGACCAAATGTCCCCTGGTGGAAACTTTGGTTAACAAAATAA